In Salinigranum marinum, one DNA window encodes the following:
- the hcsL gene encoding halo-CC-star protein HcsL — protein sequence MNDIIRRQRRHSTEHLETLCDSETYQRFVEAQQELEADSESIELLETYQQKQDALQDGEFDPAVMSELRDLQTEIENNETIQEHRDARAELVALLEQTNDVISERIGQEFAQSRGGGCC from the coding sequence ATCAACGATATAATCCGCAGACAGCGTCGGCATTCAACGGAGCACCTCGAGACGCTCTGCGACTCCGAGACGTACCAGCGGTTCGTGGAGGCCCAGCAGGAACTCGAAGCAGATTCCGAGTCGATCGAGTTGCTCGAGACGTACCAACAGAAGCAGGACGCGCTGCAGGACGGCGAATTCGACCCCGCAGTCATGAGTGAGTTGCGAGACCTCCAGACCGAAATTGAAAACAACGAGACAATCCAAGAGCACCGAGACGCGCGGGCAGAACTCGTCGCCCTCCTCGAACAGACCAACGACGTCATCAGCGAACGAATCGGTCAGGAATTCGCACAGTCGCGCGGAGGTGGGTGCTGTTGA
- a CDS encoding xanthine dehydrogenase family protein subunit M, with protein MYPPTFSYERAESVEHAVELLDKHEDREIEVLAGGHSLVPLMKSGLTDVETVVDIGRLDEVRGVEVGDDTTRIGSLTSYAELTDDEALWDRATVIAEAASEIGDVQVRSMGTIGGNLAHADPAADLPAAVLAADARLHIHGSSGERQVDVDDFFEGIFTTALESTELLTWIEVPDYGPTDAGAYVKKRSPSSGYAMVGVAAVLWTDGETIESARVAVNGVLDHAVRLDPVEEALEGAPLETSALADAAEHAGTDLDERRIMSDEQASSEYRKGLLPAYTERALSAAHERIA; from the coding sequence ATGTACCCGCCGACGTTCAGCTACGAGCGCGCCGAAAGCGTCGAGCACGCCGTCGAACTCTTGGACAAGCACGAGGACAGAGAGATCGAGGTGCTCGCGGGGGGACACAGCCTCGTTCCCCTGATGAAATCGGGACTCACGGATGTCGAGACGGTCGTCGACATCGGACGCCTCGACGAAGTCCGCGGTGTCGAGGTGGGTGACGACACGACTCGGATCGGCTCGCTCACGTCGTATGCGGAGCTCACGGACGACGAAGCGCTCTGGGATCGGGCGACCGTCATCGCGGAGGCGGCCAGTGAGATCGGTGATGTGCAGGTCCGAAGCATGGGGACGATCGGCGGTAACCTCGCACACGCAGATCCAGCCGCAGACCTCCCTGCTGCAGTCCTAGCTGCAGACGCTCGACTCCACATCCACGGATCGAGCGGCGAACGCCAGGTGGACGTGGACGACTTCTTCGAGGGGATATTCACGACTGCGCTGGAGAGCACTGAACTCCTCACGTGGATCGAGGTGCCAGACTACGGCCCGACCGATGCTGGGGCTTACGTGAAGAAACGCAGTCCGTCCTCGGGGTACGCCATGGTCGGTGTCGCGGCAGTGCTTTGGACCGATGGAGAGACGATCGAGTCTGCCCGCGTCGCCGTAAACGGGGTACTGGATCACGCGGTGAGACTCGACCCCGTTGAAGAAGCACTCGAAGGGGCACCTCTCGAGACGAGCGCGCTTGCGGACGCTGCAGAACATGCGGGCACTGATCTCGACGAGCGGCGGATCATGTCCGATGAGCAGGCCTCAAGCGAGTATCGCAAGGGTCTCCTCCCCGCGTATACCGAGCGGGCACTCTCAGCAGCACACGAACGGATCGCGTAG
- the hcsS gene encoding halo-CC-star protein HcsS → MLLSTPDEDVLTAADTLGKTLQTLQSESTRSEFESVLVECTEAINEATGLEYGEVCDAGSDCC, encoded by the coding sequence GTGCTGTTGAGTACTCCTGACGAGGACGTCTTGACGGCTGCCGACACCCTGGGGAAGACACTCCAGACGCTGCAGTCGGAGTCGACGCGGTCCGAGTTCGAGTCGGTCCTCGTAGAGTGCACCGAAGCCATCAACGAGGCGACCGGACTCGAGTACGGCGAGGTCTGCGACGCTGGTAGCGACTGCTGCTGA
- a CDS encoding transposase has translation MEVRRTVPVKLDVGSDDASLLRETVDEFLWAANYVVDHAWQGEYKTTSKAQLQRVSFVWLCCGFDRPPSRDAVDRFLTDLEQVVDDVFDHLVEQAARRGLLDLTYCIDSTDVRAMPADPDASKCYDPTDDEYYYGYGCTIVSTGQKIPIAAEFTESKQAPEETAMRVTRDALAVEKPIWMVGDSAYDTLDWHDHLLAAGVVPVAPYNARNTDDPKDIEYRVEDRIEEHGEDVQLKQSTLDRTYNRRTGVERTNESVKDCGLGRGCARGRVHARAQVFLALCLRLVVAITNYERGDNPGSTVITV, from the coding sequence ATGGAGGTGCGGCGCACTGTCCCGGTCAAACTCGACGTGGGCAGTGACGACGCCTCACTTCTCCGAGAGACAGTCGATGAGTTTCTGTGGGCCGCCAATTACGTTGTTGACCACGCTTGGCAGGGTGAGTACAAGACCACGAGCAAGGCCCAGTTGCAGAGGGTGTCATTTGTCTGGCTGTGCTGTGGGTTCGATCGACCGCCGTCGAGAGATGCGGTCGATCGCTTCCTCACTGACCTAGAACAGGTCGTTGATGATGTCTTCGATCACCTCGTCGAGCAGGCCGCCCGCCGCGGCCTGCTCGACTTAACCTACTGCATCGATTCAACCGACGTGAGAGCGATGCCTGCCGATCCAGACGCGTCGAAATGCTACGATCCAACCGACGACGAATACTACTACGGCTACGGCTGCACGATCGTCTCGACCGGACAAAAGATCCCGATTGCAGCCGAGTTCACCGAGAGCAAACAAGCGCCAGAAGAGACGGCGATGCGCGTCACGCGTGACGCGCTCGCCGTCGAGAAACCGATATGGATGGTCGGTGACAGCGCTTACGACACGCTCGACTGGCACGACCACCTGCTGGCCGCAGGGGTCGTGCCAGTCGCTCCGTACAACGCGCGAAACACCGACGACCCAAAAGACATCGAGTACAGAGTTGAAGACCGTATCGAGGAACATGGAGAAGACGTTCAGCTGAAGCAATCAACGTTAGATAGGACGTACAACCGCCGTACAGGAGTTGAACGAACCAACGAATCAGTGAAGGATTGCGGCCTCGGGCGTGGGTGCGCCCGAGGCCGCGTCCACGCACGGGCACAGGTGTTCCTTGCGCTGTGTCTTCGCCTTGTCGTCGCAATCACCAACTACGAACGCGGAGACAATCCGGGAAGTACCGTGATCACGGTGTGA
- a CDS encoding DUF7342 family protein translates to MNASDDERGPPSSDFSEDLGERLDNAPADERVYRTALELNTPTRVVEVAERADCSKNSARRHLRRLADIGVLRRVTENPETFERNESYFEWRRLNRLSELDDDEYRNRLGELLSEDEAYRDTYDVEKPNKIDPLEYGEYGDAETVWLDLNNWAAIRREIRDLRRSRRDNPVDEGVA, encoded by the coding sequence ATGAACGCCTCCGACGACGAACGTGGTCCGCCCTCCTCGGACTTCTCCGAAGACCTCGGTGAACGACTCGACAACGCTCCGGCAGACGAACGAGTGTACCGGACCGCACTCGAACTCAACACCCCAACTCGTGTTGTGGAGGTTGCAGAGCGAGCAGACTGTTCGAAGAACTCGGCCCGGCGGCATCTGCGACGACTCGCAGACATCGGCGTGTTGAGGCGGGTGACTGAAAACCCGGAGACGTTTGAGCGGAACGAGTCGTACTTCGAGTGGCGGCGACTCAATCGACTCTCGGAACTGGACGACGACGAGTACCGAAACCGACTCGGTGAACTGCTCTCCGAAGACGAAGCGTATCGGGACACGTACGATGTCGAGAAGCCCAATAAAATCGACCCGCTGGAGTACGGAGAGTATGGCGACGCCGAAACGGTCTGGTTGGACCTGAACAACTGGGCCGCGATTCGCAGAGAGATTCGTGATCTCCGGCGCTCCCGACGGGATAATCCCGTCGACGAAGGGGTCGCCTGA
- a CDS encoding IS5 family transposase, with protein sequence MGRLRNLAQTFQEFATSHVEEPDVPDVADGDDGYDDSTKIALLLLKEELNKPLRQFEDYLNEMPGILDVFGLERSPDFTSFSVWDREFPMKELRRLLRRSAEQAGLSGTASIDASGFQRDQASSHYRNRVGYSFNAMKTTLLVDTESLAVMDAHFTTKKAYDGHIGLQVFRRNAEDLQTLLADKMYSWSDLRDACRESSTRPVIKHCEQNALKKAHNARIDDEVYNQRSMSETVFAMLKDGGDEIRSRSWHGQFRELTRKCIVHNLEQAAS encoded by the coding sequence ATGGGACGTCTCAGGAACCTTGCACAGACGTTTCAGGAGTTCGCCACGAGCCACGTTGAGGAACCGGATGTACCCGACGTCGCCGACGGCGACGACGGGTACGACGACTCCACGAAGATCGCACTGCTCTTGCTCAAAGAAGAACTCAACAAACCCCTCAGGCAGTTCGAAGACTACCTGAACGAGATGCCCGGTATTCTCGACGTCTTCGGCCTTGAGAGATCTCCTGATTTCACGTCGTTCAGCGTGTGGGACAGAGAATTTCCGATGAAAGAGCTGCGCCGCCTGCTCCGCCGAAGCGCGGAGCAGGCGGGGCTGTCGGGAACTGCATCAATCGACGCCAGTGGCTTCCAGCGTGATCAAGCAAGCTCGCACTACCGCAATCGTGTCGGCTACTCGTTCAATGCGATGAAAACTACGCTGCTCGTCGATACGGAGTCACTTGCGGTTATGGACGCTCATTTCACGACAAAGAAAGCCTATGACGGCCATATCGGGCTGCAGGTCTTTCGGCGGAACGCCGAAGACCTGCAGACGCTGCTGGCCGACAAGATGTACTCATGGAGCGATCTCCGAGATGCCTGTCGTGAATCGTCAACGCGTCCAGTGATCAAACACTGCGAACAAAATGCGCTCAAGAAGGCTCACAACGCTCGAATTGACGACGAGGTCTACAACCAACGGTCGATGAGTGAAACAGTGTTTGCGATGCTAAAGGACGGCGGCGACGAGATCCGCTCCCGGAGCTGGCATGGCCAGTTCCGGGAGCTCACGCGCAAGTGCATCGTACATAACCTCGAGCAGGCGGCGAGTTAG
- a CDS encoding amidohydrolase family protein, whose protein sequence is MSEFVVQNVTIRGQDSVDIEIRDGTIDRIVPHGDGHVTAFDKDRRYDADGRFATASLTEPHTHLDAVLSAGRPRWNQSGTLAEGWSLWEELRHDITKAEIKQNAIRAIEWLAANGVTRVRTHVDTTYEELTGVEALIEVREEVQDIVDLQLVAFPVSGLFTTDGDVELFQDAIDMGLDLVGGIPHNEYTREDGVKEIETVVDIAEQTGLPLDLHIDETDDPQSRFTGILASEALKRGLGRRTTASHATAMHSYSNAYAAKLIGMLAESGMQVVTNPPINEVLQGRYDDYPRRRGHTRVRELRDAGVPVGIGQDDIMDPWYHYGDGDPLTAAFVLLHFAHMNGRDDIDPLWEMLVDANAELFGATDHGLEEGNEGSIVVYDSPDPFNTLRLRPPRTLVLKDGRPIAKTEPRETTVLRSEGSRVVDFQR, encoded by the coding sequence CCGGCGGTACGACGCTGACGGTCGCTTCGCGACCGCCTCGTTGACCGAACCGCATACGCATCTCGATGCAGTCCTGAGTGCGGGACGGCCGCGGTGGAACCAGTCAGGGACGCTCGCGGAAGGCTGGAGCCTCTGGGAGGAACTCCGCCACGACATCACCAAAGCGGAGATCAAGCAAAACGCCATCCGAGCGATCGAGTGGCTTGCGGCGAACGGCGTCACCCGGGTTCGGACACACGTCGACACCACATACGAGGAACTCACCGGTGTCGAGGCACTGATCGAGGTGAGGGAGGAAGTGCAAGACATCGTCGATCTCCAGCTGGTCGCGTTTCCCGTCAGTGGGCTGTTCACGACTGATGGCGACGTGGAGCTATTCCAGGACGCGATCGATATGGGGCTCGATCTGGTTGGCGGCATCCCGCACAACGAGTACACTCGCGAAGATGGGGTGAAGGAGATCGAGACAGTCGTCGACATCGCCGAGCAGACCGGGCTGCCGCTCGACCTCCACATCGACGAGACGGACGATCCACAGTCACGGTTCACGGGGATCCTCGCGAGCGAGGCGCTCAAACGAGGTCTCGGTCGCCGGACGACCGCGAGTCACGCAACCGCGATGCACTCGTATTCGAACGCGTATGCGGCCAAACTGATCGGAATGCTCGCCGAGAGTGGGATGCAGGTCGTCACGAACCCGCCGATCAACGAAGTGCTTCAGGGGCGGTATGACGACTATCCGCGGCGGCGGGGACACACCCGCGTGCGCGAACTCCGTGATGCGGGCGTCCCCGTCGGTATCGGGCAGGACGACATCATGGACCCGTGGTACCACTACGGAGACGGTGATCCACTGACTGCCGCTTTCGTTCTGTTGCACTTCGCCCACATGAACGGTCGTGACGATATCGACCCGCTGTGGGAGATGCTCGTCGACGCGAACGCGGAACTCTTCGGAGCGACGGACCATGGGCTCGAAGAGGGGAACGAGGGATCGATCGTCGTCTATGACAGCCCAGATCCGTTCAATACACTCCGACTGCGCCCACCGCGGACGCTCGTACTCAAAGACGGCAGGCCCATCGCGAAGACGGAGCCGCGCGAGACGACCGTACTCCGGAGCGAGGGCTCGCGCGTGGTTGATTTCCAGCGTTAA
- a CDS encoding transposase: MTPSQLQEETYDDVREQTRLHANLVQNARNKAADAIQGVVARWKQGEYAGKPQFSNPTAVYDKRCATFHDEYVSLATVDGRIEVQYVLPDEDRNTPHSRYLDNDDYEVTGAELHHKDGEWFLHLRTKAEVETDTVEQAPTGHSTVLGVDLGVNQLAVTSTGRFWSGHEFDHWRREYEKRRALLQQCGSRHAHENIQSVGRKESGRFKMMLHRIANGIIEEVAENGCTVIAFEELTGIRDRLSGASWGHKWAFERLYEYVEYKAELHGIDVEQVDPKNTSRRCSHCGFTHPDNRDSEDFECLKCGYENHADYNAAKNIGLRYLRRNQTGDGGSAPVGVRLNRGMLNANGGYEPPAGDSGQSRSPRESPTLNEARSSDRAK; the protein is encoded by the coding sequence ATGACACCCTCCCAGTTGCAGGAAGAAACCTACGACGACGTGCGTGAACAGACGCGGTTGCACGCCAACCTCGTCCAGAACGCTCGCAACAAGGCCGCCGACGCCATCCAGGGCGTCGTCGCCCGCTGGAAACAGGGCGAATACGCTGGCAAGCCACAGTTCTCGAACCCGACCGCGGTGTACGACAAACGGTGTGCGACCTTCCACGACGAGTACGTCTCATTAGCAACTGTTGACGGACGCATTGAAGTCCAGTACGTCCTACCCGACGAGGACCGCAACACACCTCACAGCCGGTATCTCGACAACGACGACTACGAGGTGACGGGGGCAGAACTTCACCACAAGGACGGTGAGTGGTTCCTTCATCTCCGGACAAAAGCGGAGGTGGAGACTGACACGGTGGAACAGGCACCGACCGGGCACAGCACAGTCCTCGGCGTTGACCTCGGCGTGAACCAACTCGCTGTCACTTCGACGGGAAGGTTCTGGAGTGGTCACGAGTTCGACCACTGGCGACGGGAGTACGAGAAGCGGCGGGCCTTACTCCAGCAATGCGGAAGCCGTCACGCTCACGAGAACATCCAGTCGGTAGGGCGAAAAGAGTCGGGGCGGTTCAAGATGATGCTTCACCGGATTGCGAACGGCATCATCGAAGAAGTCGCCGAGAACGGCTGCACGGTCATCGCCTTCGAGGAGTTGACCGGCATCCGCGACCGACTCTCCGGTGCGTCGTGGGGGCACAAGTGGGCGTTCGAGCGGTTGTACGAATACGTCGAATACAAGGCCGAACTCCACGGTATCGACGTGGAGCAGGTGGACCCGAAGAATACGTCACGCCGTTGCTCACACTGTGGGTTCACGCACCCGGACAACCGCGACAGCGAGGACTTCGAGTGTTTGAAATGCGGTTACGAGAATCACGCCGACTACAACGCCGCGAAGAACATTGGACTGCGGTATCTCCGCCGTAACCAGACTGGGGACGGCGGAAGCGCACCCGTAGGCGTGCGCTTGAATCGCGGGATGTTGAACGCGAACGGAGGATATGAACCTCCTGCCGGGGATTCCGGCCAGAGCAGGAGTCCACGCGAAAGCCCCACCCTCAACGAAGCGAGGTCGTCAGACCGAGCGAAGTAG
- a CDS encoding xanthine dehydrogenase family protein molybdopterin-binding subunit yields MSETAPAGKYFGKTVERKEDPELITGDAGYVDDLEEPGMCHIAILRSQHGHAKINDIDTSRAEEVEGVIDVLTAEDFEAAALPTPGHIPVIWHFTDFEIPEAFWKRVIVGDRARYQGESIAVVIAEDRYTAYNARDQIHVDYEPLDAVVSPFDAMEADAPTLHDEAPDNVVFDWEEGDAEATDEQFEAADHTFSVELPSQRILPTSIETRGALATYSGSSGKLELQMTSQNPHLHRSLLSRVLDYPEHKIQVVAPDVGGGFGSKIYHYADEAITAWLAMYLERPVKWIAPRSEASQTDAHGRGLAQEGELAIDDDGTVRAVRVTGHVDLGAYVSCLLPALPTDEYWGVLSGPYDLNAAHCRIRGVLTNAAPVDAYRGANLTDATHLLERLMKTAATELGIDPVEIRRRNFISADEFPFETVTGMLYDSGDYEPALDRALEMVDYEALRGRQAKLREEGRYLGIGVASFIEMSGLGPSAICGMLGAQSGYWENSTIRVHPSGTVTAFCGTSGHGQGHETTFAQIVADKLGVPYDDVEVVEGDTDQIAHGQGTYASRSGPVGGGAVARGADKVVEKGRKIAAHQLEVQLEDIDFEDGAFAVTGAPDRSMTIQEIAAEAYLGHDLPDEMEPGLEETSFYDPENLTFPFGTHIAVVEIDPATGELEFVRYVGVDDCGEQINPQIVEGQVQGGVAQGIGQARSEAAVYDDRGNIRTATLLDYGLPKTNTVPELELDSTVTPSPHNPIGVKGVGEAGTLAAPPAVVNAVVDALEPFGIDHVNMPVTDEVIWTAIQESETGPGGES; encoded by the coding sequence ATGAGTGAGACGGCCCCCGCAGGCAAGTACTTCGGAAAAACGGTCGAGCGAAAAGAAGACCCCGAGCTAATCACGGGCGATGCGGGCTACGTCGACGACCTAGAAGAGCCGGGGATGTGCCATATCGCGATCCTTCGCAGTCAACACGGCCACGCCAAGATCAACGACATCGACACCAGTCGTGCGGAGGAAGTCGAGGGGGTCATCGATGTCCTGACCGCCGAGGATTTCGAGGCTGCAGCGCTGCCGACTCCGGGACATATACCAGTCATCTGGCACTTCACCGACTTCGAGATCCCAGAGGCGTTCTGGAAGCGCGTCATCGTGGGGGACCGAGCGCGGTATCAGGGCGAATCGATCGCGGTCGTCATCGCGGAAGACCGGTACACGGCATACAACGCACGTGACCAGATCCACGTTGACTACGAGCCGCTCGACGCCGTTGTGAGCCCCTTCGACGCCATGGAAGCGGACGCTCCGACGCTCCACGACGAAGCGCCTGATAACGTGGTCTTCGATTGGGAGGAAGGTGATGCAGAGGCGACCGATGAGCAGTTCGAGGCGGCCGACCACACATTCAGCGTCGAGCTCCCGAGCCAACGCATCCTCCCGACATCGATCGAAACCCGTGGTGCGCTCGCGACCTACTCGGGGTCAAGCGGGAAACTCGAACTGCAGATGACGAGCCAGAACCCGCACTTGCATCGGAGCCTCCTCTCACGGGTGCTGGATTATCCGGAGCACAAAATCCAGGTCGTCGCACCCGATGTCGGCGGGGGGTTCGGGAGCAAGATCTACCACTACGCCGACGAGGCGATCACCGCTTGGCTCGCGATGTACCTCGAACGGCCGGTGAAGTGGATTGCGCCACGGTCCGAAGCCAGTCAAACCGACGCTCACGGTCGGGGGTTAGCACAGGAGGGGGAACTCGCTATCGACGACGACGGGACCGTCCGGGCGGTCCGGGTGACCGGCCACGTCGACCTCGGTGCCTACGTCTCCTGTCTGCTCCCCGCACTCCCAACGGACGAGTACTGGGGCGTGTTGTCCGGGCCGTACGATCTCAATGCGGCTCACTGTCGGATTCGGGGCGTCCTCACGAACGCCGCACCCGTAGACGCGTACCGCGGGGCGAACCTCACCGACGCCACACACCTGCTCGAACGGCTCATGAAGACGGCCGCGACGGAACTGGGGATCGACCCGGTCGAAATCCGCCGACGGAACTTCATCTCGGCGGACGAGTTCCCGTTCGAGACGGTCACCGGGATGCTGTACGACAGTGGCGACTACGAGCCAGCACTGGACAGAGCGCTCGAGATGGTCGACTACGAGGCGTTACGCGGCCGGCAAGCGAAACTCCGAGAGGAAGGGCGCTATCTGGGGATCGGCGTCGCCTCGTTCATTGAAATGTCTGGGCTCGGCCCCTCGGCGATCTGCGGGATGCTCGGAGCGCAAAGTGGCTACTGGGAGAACAGCACGATTCGTGTCCATCCCTCGGGCACCGTGACGGCGTTCTGTGGGACATCCGGCCACGGACAGGGACACGAGACCACCTTCGCCCAGATCGTCGCGGACAAACTCGGGGTCCCGTACGACGACGTCGAAGTGGTCGAAGGCGATACCGATCAGATTGCACACGGGCAAGGAACCTACGCCTCCCGGAGTGGGCCGGTCGGTGGAGGCGCCGTCGCCCGGGGAGCAGACAAAGTCGTCGAGAAAGGTCGGAAGATCGCGGCACACCAACTGGAGGTCCAGCTCGAAGATATCGATTTCGAGGACGGTGCGTTCGCCGTGACTGGGGCACCGGATCGCTCGATGACTATCCAAGAGATTGCCGCGGAGGCGTATCTCGGGCACGACCTGCCCGACGAGATGGAACCGGGGCTTGAGGAGACCTCTTTTTATGATCCCGAGAACCTCACGTTCCCCTTCGGAACACACATCGCTGTCGTCGAGATCGATCCTGCGACGGGCGAACTCGAGTTCGTGCGATACGTGGGAGTCGATGACTGCGGTGAACAGATCAACCCCCAGATCGTCGAGGGGCAGGTGCAAGGCGGGGTCGCACAGGGCATCGGACAGGCGCGATCGGAGGCGGCCGTCTACGATGACCGCGGGAATATCCGAACAGCGACGCTTCTCGACTATGGGCTCCCGAAGACGAACACCGTTCCGGAACTCGAACTGGACAGTACGGTCACCCCCTCACCGCACAATCCGATCGGGGTGAAGGGGGTTGGAGAGGCTGGCACGCTCGCGGCACCGCCGGCGGTCGTGAACGCGGTTGTCGACGCTCTCGAACCGTTCGGCATCGATCACGTGAATATGCCGGTCACTGACGAGGTCATCTGGACGGCCATCCAGGAGTCCGAGACTGGACCCGGAGGTGAATCGTAA
- a CDS encoding (2Fe-2S)-binding protein — MRREDVSLTVNGNEHEISIEPSRLLVHTLRGELGYTGTNIGCESGVCGACTVLMDGKPVKSCTLLTMQADGAEIETVEGLKTNGELHPIQEGFSQEHGLQCGYCTPGMMMTAVDLLKQNPDPTREEIRDGLEGNLCRCTGYQNIVNAVESAAEKMHSGGSHE, encoded by the coding sequence ATGCGACGCGAAGACGTTTCTCTGACGGTTAATGGGAACGAGCACGAGATCAGCATCGAGCCGAGTCGATTGCTGGTGCATACGTTACGCGGGGAACTGGGCTACACGGGCACGAACATCGGCTGTGAAAGCGGTGTTTGCGGTGCCTGCACCGTCTTGATGGATGGGAAACCGGTGAAATCCTGCACACTCCTCACTATGCAGGCGGACGGAGCCGAGATCGAGACCGTCGAGGGACTGAAAACCAATGGAGAACTGCATCCAATTCAGGAGGGATTCAGTCAGGAACACGGTCTCCAGTGTGGCTACTGCACGCCGGGGATGATGATGACCGCAGTCGATCTCTTGAAACAAAACCCGGATCCGACTCGCGAGGAGATCCGTGACGGGCTCGAGGGTAATCTCTGTCGATGCACCGGCTATCAAAACATCGTCAACGCGGTCGAATCGGCAGCGGAAAAGATGCACTCGGGAGGCAGCCATGAGTGA